The nucleotide sequence AGATCTTCAGTGAGGACTGCCGTCTGCATGGCCCGAGATTGCTGGGCCAGCGGTATATAACCCACAGACTACGATCGAACAGGTCACTCGAAGTGTCGTTCGTTCCGATGAACGCCGTACCCTCCGGGATCCGGGCTGCTCGCTTCGCCATCTCGTAATCCCTATGGTCGCCGGTGGAATACCGTGGGTATGTTCCTGACATTCCGCGACGAGGTCGAGGCCGCACTGTCCGAGGCACTCTCGGCGCTCGACCTGCCGACCGACGATCTGGGGATCGAACGCCCCCCGGAAGACGTCCCGGCGGTCCTGGCATCCAGCGCCGCCTATCGACTCGCCGACGTGGCGGGCGCACCGCCACCGAAGATCGCCGCCGACATCGTGGGCGAGATCGACCCAGCCGAGTACGACTACGTGGGAAGCGTCCAGACCCAAGGCCCCTACGTCAACTTCCTGCCGAGCGATCGGTACTTCGAAGGGACGCTCGAAGCCGCCCAGGCAGACGACTACGGCACGCTCGAAGCCACCGGCGACTCCGTCGTCGTCGAGCACACCAGCGCCAACCCGACCGGCCCGGTCCACGTCGGGCGGGCGCGCAACCCCATCGTCGGCGACGCACTGGCTCGTGTCCTCGAATACGCCGGCAACGACGTCGAGCGTCACTACTACGTCAACGACGCCGGCCGCCAGATCGCCGTCTTCACCTGGGCCTACGAGACTTTCGACGAAAGCGACCTCCCCGAACCCGAGCGTGAGTCCCCCGAGTACGAGATGGTCCGGTACTACCGGAAAGCCAACGACTACCTCGAGGAAGCCAGCGAATCGGAGCAGGAAGCCGCCGAGGACGAGATCGGGGCGATCCTCCAGGGCTTAGAGGAGGGCGACGAGGAGACCTACGAGCGCGTGAGCGAGGTCGTCGACACCGTGCTGGGCGGGATGACCGAGACCCTCGGACGGCTGCCCGCCGAGTTCGACGAGTTCGTCAAGGAGACCCGATTCATGCGCGACGGGTCGACCGACGACCTCGTCGATCGCCTCAAGGAACTCGACGCCGCCGTCTTCGAGGAGGACGCCTGGCAACTCGACCTGCCGGACTTCGAGAAGAACCTCGTCTTCCTCCGGTCGGACGGGACCTCGCTGTACACCACACGAGATCTCGCCCACCACGAGTGGAAGTTCGACAACTACGATCGGGCGGTCACGGTGCTCGGCGAGGACCACAAGCTCCAGGCTGATCAACTCTCCTCGACGCTGGAGCTACTCGGTCACGACACCGACCGCCTCCAGCAGGTCTTCTACTCGTGGGTCAACCTGCCCGAGGGCGGCATGAGTACCCGCGAGGGCACGGGTGTCGACCTCGACGACCTGCTCGACGAGGCGATCGATCGTGCTCGCGAGGAGGTCGAGGACCGCCTCGAGGACCGCCAGCGGAGCGACGACCTCGACGGGGCGGACGTCGAGCGCATCGCCCACCAGGTCGGGATCGGGGCCGTCCGGTACGACGTCGTCGCCAAACAGCCGACGAAGGGCATCACCTTCGAGTGGGACCGCGCGCTGGACTTCGAGGCCCAGTCCGCGCCGTACGTCCAGTACGTCCACGCGCGGTGTTGTGGTATCATCGACGAAGGGAAAGACGCCGGCTACGAGGTGCCCGAGACGGTCAGTGCGGCGACGCTCACGACCGACGAGGAGCGGGACCTGCTGCGTGCGATCGCGCGGTTCCCCGGCGTGATCGAGCGGGCGGCCGATGAACTCCGGCCGCACGTCGTCGCGACGTATACCCGCGACATCGCCGAGGCGTTCAACGCCTTCTACCGGGAGTGTCCCGTGCTGGACGCCGACCCGGAGACACGGGCGGCCCGGCTGGCGCTGGTCGCCGCGGCGCGAACGACCGTCGCCAACGCCCTCGACGCGCTGGGTGTCGAGGCACCGGATTCGATGTAAGACAGGTTGGGAGAAGAGATCCCCGCCGGAACGGACGTCTCAGCGACCGAAAACGCCGAAGACGCCGCCGGACTCTTCGTCGTCGGCCTCCTCGCCGTCTTCGTCTTCCTCGTCCTCGGGGAACCAGACGGTGTCCTGTTCGTCGATGGATTTCGCTGGTTCACCGATCAGGACAGCTTCGAGAATCTCGCCGAGCCGTCGGTAGGCCTCCGCCGCGGGGCTGTCGGGGGAGTTCAGCACCAGCGGTTCCTCGGTCGTCGCCTCGGAGTCTTCGGGGACGATGGCGAGCAGGTCCGCCCCGAGATCGTCGGCGACGAGTTCGACGTCTTCCGGGCCGGTCGCCCGCGTCAGGATCGACCCGATGACCTCGCCGTCGACGCGCTCGGCCAACCCCGCGGTCTTGTTCGCGTCGCCGACCGCGACGCTGTCGGGCGTCGTGACCAACAGGACGCTATCGGCCAGCCCCAGCGGGACCGTGGCCTCGTGACTCAGCCCCGCGCCGGTGTCGATCAACACGACGTCGTAGGCGTTACTCAGCGTCTTGATGACCTTCCGAAGTTTGGCGGGATCGGCGTCGGCGAAGGCCTCCAGGCTCTGCTCGCCCGGGACGACCGTCAGCCCACCGGGCGCTTCGGTCAGCGTGTCGCTGACCGCGGCGCGCTCGGCGAGCACCTCGTGGAGACTGCTGTCGTACTCGACGTCGACCATCGCCGCGAGGTTCGCCATGCCGAGGTCGGCATCGACGACGACGACATCGTACCCTGCGTCCTCGAGTGCGACACCGACATTGACGGCTGTCGTCGTCTTCCCGACACCGCCCTTGCCGCCTGCGACAGTAAAGACGTGCCCCGTCATTCGCGTGTTTTGATAGTCACGAGGCAAGCATATAAAGCCCCGCGTCCGTGCAGTTTCCGTGCAGTCGAACTGATCCACGTGTCGGGTGGGGAGACAGTCGCTTGCACCGTCCCGGACGACCCACGCCTACCGGTCAAATGGGACGGCGCACGCAAGCCCGCCGAGTGGGACGACCCACACCTGCCGGCCGAGACGTGCATGCGAGCGGCTGACGGGCGCGGTCAAAGCATACTTACCGGTCATCCGACTAGAGACGCGTAATGAGTAGCCAGGAAGGGCACGGGGAACAGAGTGACCGCCAGAAATACGAGTTCCGGAAAGTGATCGAGGAACTCGAAGACTACGACGGCAGCGGCACCCAGCTGGTGACCATCTACGTACCCGACGACACGCTGATCAGCGACGTGGTGGCCCACGTCACCCAGGAGCACAGCGAAGCGAGCAACATCAAGTCCAAGGACACCCGGACGAACGTCCAGGACGCGCTAAAAAGCATCAAGGACCGACTCCGGTATTACGACAACAAGCCGCCGGAAAACGGCCTCGTGCTGTTCTCCGGAGCCGTCGACACCGGCGGTGGCCGGACGGACATGATCACTCGCGTCCTCGAAAGTCCACCCCAGCCCGTCCAGTCGTTCCGCTATCATTGCGACTCTGATTTCCTGCTCGAACCGCTGGAAGGCATGCTCGAGGACAAGGGCCTGTTCGGCCTGATCGTCCTCGATCGCCGGGAGGCCAACGTCGGCTGGCTCCGGGGCAAGCGCGTCGACCCAGTCAAGTCCGCCTCCTCGCTCGTTCCCGGCAAGCAGCGCAAAGGTGGTCAGTCCGCACAGCGCTTCGCCCGGTTGCGGCTGGAAGCGATCGACAACTTCTACCAGGAGGTCGCGGGCATGGCCAACGACCTGTTCGTCCCCGAGCGCCACGATCTCGATGGCATCCTCGTGGGCGGGCCCTCGCCGACGAAAGACGAGTTCTTAGACGGCGATTACCTCCATCACGAAATCGGCGACATGGTGCTGGGGAAGTTCGACGTCGCCTACACCGACGAGTCGGGACTGCACGACCTCGTCGACGCCGCCGAGGACGTTCTCGCCGAACACGAGATGCTCCAGGACAAGCAGGTCATGGAGCGCTTCTTCAAGGAACTCCACGACGGCGATCTGGCGACCTACGGGTTCGACCAGACCCGCCAGAACCTCATGATGGGGTCGGTCGAACAACTCCTCATCAGTGAGGATCTCCGAAAGGACGCCGTCACCTACGAGTGTCCGAACGGCCACGAGGAACACGAACTCGTCGACCGAAGCACCGAGACCCCGGCACACACCTGTACGACCTGCGGCGAGACCGTCGAGACTGGTGAACGGGAGGACGCCATCGAACACCTGATCTCGATCGCCGAACAGCGCGGGACCGAGACGGTCTTCGTCTCGACGGACTTCGAGAAGGG is from Halorhabdus sp. BNX81 and encodes:
- the argS gene encoding arginine--tRNA ligase; translation: MFLTFRDEVEAALSEALSALDLPTDDLGIERPPEDVPAVLASSAAYRLADVAGAPPPKIAADIVGEIDPAEYDYVGSVQTQGPYVNFLPSDRYFEGTLEAAQADDYGTLEATGDSVVVEHTSANPTGPVHVGRARNPIVGDALARVLEYAGNDVERHYYVNDAGRQIAVFTWAYETFDESDLPEPERESPEYEMVRYYRKANDYLEEASESEQEAAEDEIGAILQGLEEGDEETYERVSEVVDTVLGGMTETLGRLPAEFDEFVKETRFMRDGSTDDLVDRLKELDAAVFEEDAWQLDLPDFEKNLVFLRSDGTSLYTTRDLAHHEWKFDNYDRAVTVLGEDHKLQADQLSSTLELLGHDTDRLQQVFYSWVNLPEGGMSTREGTGVDLDDLLDEAIDRAREEVEDRLEDRQRSDDLDGADVERIAHQVGIGAVRYDVVAKQPTKGITFEWDRALDFEAQSAPYVQYVHARCCGIIDEGKDAGYEVPETVSAATLTTDEERDLLRAIARFPGVIERAADELRPHVVATYTRDIAEAFNAFYRECPVLDADPETRAARLALVAAARTTVANALDALGVEAPDSM
- a CDS encoding AAA family ATPase; the protein is MTGHVFTVAGGKGGVGKTTTAVNVGVALEDAGYDVVVVDADLGMANLAAMVDVEYDSSLHEVLAERAAVSDTLTEAPGGLTVVPGEQSLEAFADADPAKLRKVIKTLSNAYDVVLIDTGAGLSHEATVPLGLADSVLLVTTPDSVAVGDANKTAGLAERVDGEVIGSILTRATGPEDVELVADDLGADLLAIVPEDSEATTEEPLVLNSPDSPAAEAYRRLGEILEAVLIGEPAKSIDEQDTVWFPEDEEDEDGEEADDEESGGVFGVFGR
- the prf1 gene encoding peptide chain release factor aRF-1, translated to MSSQEGHGEQSDRQKYEFRKVIEELEDYDGSGTQLVTIYVPDDTLISDVVAHVTQEHSEASNIKSKDTRTNVQDALKSIKDRLRYYDNKPPENGLVLFSGAVDTGGGRTDMITRVLESPPQPVQSFRYHCDSDFLLEPLEGMLEDKGLFGLIVLDRREANVGWLRGKRVDPVKSASSLVPGKQRKGGQSAQRFARLRLEAIDNFYQEVAGMANDLFVPERHDLDGILVGGPSPTKDEFLDGDYLHHEIGDMVLGKFDVAYTDESGLHDLVDAAEDVLAEHEMLQDKQVMERFFKELHDGDLATYGFDQTRQNLMMGSVEQLLISEDLRKDAVTYECPNGHEEHELVDRSTETPAHTCTTCGETVETGEREDAIEHLISIAEQRGTETVFVSTDFEKGEQLLTAFGGVAGILRYSTGI